A stretch of DNA from bacterium:
GCGCACCGAGTACGCGAGCAGGCTGGATCGATTGAACCGTCAGCTTGACGCATGGAAGTGAGTCCGTCGGCGTTGCAACTGTTCGCTTGTATCTGCACGCGCGTTGTGCTAGCATTCTAGTATGAAGTCGCTCATCGCGAGCCTCGGCTGGATCCTGTTCCTGGCGCTGGCGGTCTGTTTCCTGCTGTTCTACAACTTCGCTTACCTGCCGCGTGCCGACCGGATTGTCCGGCAGCAGAATGAGATCAACATGTGGATCGGTCAGCTCCAGCAGATGAATGACAGTGTCAAGCGCGTCGAGGGACAGTGGGACTCCACATTCAAAGTGTCATACTCGTTCGACGAGCTGTTCGGTGGAGCGACGGATCTCAAGTTTGTGCCCTCGGCCGAGTCGCTGTTGAGGGCGTGCGTCACTTCTCTGCAATCGAGCACCGGGCCAATCGAAGTCGCCGGCCACGCCGGCGGCGCCCAGGCGCCGCAGGCCCTGAGAGAAAGGTTCCCAGGTGGCTGGGACTATGCCGCGGCTGCGGCCGGGGCGGTGGCAAGCCGTTTGGCCGCGTGGGGTGTGGATCCGGATCGGATAAGAGTTGAAGGCTACTCGGATTCTCGCCCGGCCGGATCTGCCGCATCCGGTTCCGGACCTGCGGCTCCCCGCGTTGACATCGTTGTAAGGAA
This window harbors:
- a CDS encoding OmpA family protein yields the protein MKSLIASLGWILFLALAVCFLLFYNFAYLPRADRIVRQQNEINMWIGQLQQMNDSVKRVEGQWDSTFKVSYSFDELFGGATDLKFVPSAESLLRACVTSLQSSTGPIEVAGHAGGAQAPQALRERFPGGWDYAAAAAGAVASRLAAWGVDPDRIRVEGYSDSRPAGSAASGSGPAAPRVDIVVRNQ